One stretch of Thermanaerosceptrum fracticalcis DNA includes these proteins:
- a CDS encoding diaminopimelate decarboxylase family protein: MAEKKLPFTKAQLEEIIKEHPTPFHIYDEKAIRENARRLIQAFAWAPAFKEYFAVKATPNPYILKILREEGFGADCSSLAELVLAEKAGIVGENIVFTSNDTPAVEYQKAFELGAIINLDDISHIDYLEKHVGIPEIISFRYNPGPLREGGNSIIGNPEEAKYGLTRKQIFEAYKIMKEKGVKRFGIHTMVISNELDPNYFIETANMMFDLIIELYRTLDIRIELVNFGGGIGIPYRPEQEVVDLEYIGRGIRKAYEEKIVANGLHPLKLAMECGRMITGPYGYLVAMVLHKKEIYKNYVGLDACMANLMRPGMYGAYHHITVVGKEDWPLDHTYDVTGSLCENNDKFAIDRPLPRIDIGDIVVIHDTGAHGHAMGFNYNGKLRSAELLLKPDGSVELIRRAETLEDLFQTLDFSRL, from the coding sequence GTGGCCGAGAAAAAGTTGCCTTTTACCAAAGCACAGCTGGAAGAGATTATTAAAGAGCACCCTACTCCCTTTCATATCTATGATGAAAAAGCCATCAGGGAAAATGCCAGAAGACTGATTCAAGCCTTTGCCTGGGCCCCCGCCTTTAAAGAATATTTTGCCGTGAAAGCTACCCCTAATCCCTATATCCTGAAGATCTTGCGGGAGGAAGGCTTCGGCGCCGACTGCAGTTCCCTGGCAGAGCTGGTCCTGGCCGAAAAGGCAGGCATAGTAGGAGAGAATATCGTCTTTACCTCAAACGACACACCGGCCGTGGAATACCAGAAAGCCTTTGAACTGGGGGCCATTATCAACCTCGATGATATCAGTCACATCGACTACCTGGAGAAGCATGTAGGAATTCCTGAAATCATTTCCTTCCGTTATAATCCCGGCCCTCTGCGTGAGGGTGGGAACTCAATCATCGGCAATCCCGAAGAAGCCAAATACGGCCTTACCCGGAAACAGATCTTTGAAGCCTATAAAATCATGAAAGAAAAGGGTGTCAAACGTTTCGGCATCCATACCATGGTGATTTCCAATGAACTGGATCCCAACTATTTTATCGAAACCGCCAATATGATGTTTGATCTGATCATCGAACTTTATCGTACCCTGGATATTCGCATTGAACTGGTAAATTTCGGCGGCGGCATCGGTATACCCTACCGGCCTGAACAGGAAGTGGTAGACCTGGAGTACATTGGCCGGGGGATTAGGAAGGCCTATGAGGAGAAGATCGTGGCCAACGGCCTGCACCCCCTGAAACTGGCCATGGAATGCGGCCGCATGATCACCGGGCCTTATGGCTACCTGGTGGCTATGGTCCTCCACAAAAAAGAGATTTACAAGAATTATGTAGGGCTGGATGCCTGCATGGCCAACCTTATGCGTCCCGGTATGTACGGCGCTTACCATCACATCACCGTAGTAGGGAAAGAAGACTGGCCTTTGGACCATACCTATGATGTCACCGGCAGTCTCTGTGAGAATAACGATAAGTTTGCCATTGACCGCCCTCTGCCCAGGATCGATATCGGGGATATTGTGGTTATCCACGATACCGGTGCCCACGGGCACGCCATGGGCTTCAATTACAACGGCAAACTGCGTTCTGCCGAACTGCTCCTAAAACCCGACGGCAGTGTAGAATTGATCCGTCGGGCGGAGACCCTGGAAGATCTCTTCCAGACCCTGGATTTTTCCAGGCTGTAA
- the metF gene encoding methylenetetrahydrofolate reductase [NAD(P)H]: MLIKDIFATKKPVISFEIFPPKKDSPIETIYNTIEGLKDLKPDFISVTYGAGGSTTNRTVEIASLIKHKYGLEALAHLTCIAATKQEIEGILNSLKDNGIENILALRGDLPQDPDFKFPDPLHYQYAKDLILHIQSLGSFSVGAACYPEGHLECDDIEKDLSYLKQKVDTGVDFLITQLFFDNEIFYEFLDHMARARINVPVTAGIMPVLNRKQIERITSLCKASLTKKFIRIMERYEHNPEALKEAGIAYATEQIIDLLSWGVDGIHIYTMNRPEVTRKIVENMSTIRSVIST; the protein is encoded by the coding sequence ATGTTGATCAAAGATATTTTTGCAACTAAGAAACCTGTGATTTCTTTTGAAATATTTCCTCCCAAAAAAGATAGTCCTATTGAAACCATTTACAACACCATCGAGGGCCTAAAGGATTTAAAACCCGATTTTATCAGTGTTACCTATGGGGCTGGCGGCAGCACAACCAACAGGACAGTAGAGATAGCGTCCCTGATTAAACACAAGTACGGCCTGGAAGCCCTGGCCCACCTCACCTGCATCGCCGCCACCAAACAGGAAATCGAGGGCATCCTTAATAGCCTCAAAGACAATGGTATAGAAAACATCCTGGCACTAAGGGGCGACTTACCCCAGGATCCTGATTTTAAGTTTCCCGACCCTCTCCATTACCAGTACGCCAAAGACCTTATCCTTCACATCCAGAGCCTCGGCAGCTTCTCTGTGGGTGCAGCCTGCTACCCCGAAGGGCACCTGGAGTGTGATGATATCGAAAAAGATTTAAGCTATCTAAAACAAAAGGTAGATACGGGTGTGGACTTCTTAATCACCCAGCTCTTCTTTGATAATGAAATTTTTTATGAATTTTTGGATCATATGGCAAGGGCCCGTATCAACGTACCCGTTACTGCAGGGATTATGCCGGTCCTGAACCGAAAACAGATCGAACGTATCACTTCTCTCTGCAAAGCTTCTTTGACCAAAAAGTTTATCAGGATTATGGAGCGGTATGAGCATAATCCGGAAGCACTAAAAGAGGCGGGTATCGCCTATGCTACGGAGCAGATCATCGACCTGCTCTCCTGGGGTGTGGACGGTATCCACATCTATACCATGAACCGCCCGGAGGTTACCAGGAAAATCGTAGAAAATATGTCGACGATCCGGTCAGTGATCAGTACCTAA
- a CDS encoding DUF4392 domain-containing protein, protein MRKSDFTKIEELICQDLGGRGLGKAALIPGDLARAAEKLMDSTTVLIVTGFGIKDTLIGETDGPLGALSLAGALEELGKNAVLITDQYSSPLLEAGSTLKGLSSPLEVVPYDGAEIFCVDLINKYRPSMIVAIERPGRARDGRFYSMRGEDLTYLIPNTDPLFTKAAELGIPTAAVGDGGNELGMGKIADIIQNSVSNGTQICAVTRADYVLVTGVSNWGGHGLTAALSLLSGKNLLHDRKMEKDLLAALVKEGAIDGCSKKREMTVDGLSLEINLAILDELHQIVEMELLKEKKAVSF, encoded by the coding sequence TTGCGTAAATCAGACTTCACCAAAATTGAGGAACTTATCTGCCAAGATTTAGGCGGGCGAGGGCTGGGAAAAGCTGCTCTCATTCCCGGAGACCTGGCCAGGGCCGCGGAAAAGCTGATGGACAGTACAACAGTACTTATTGTTACAGGCTTTGGCATAAAAGACACTCTTATAGGAGAAACAGATGGTCCGCTGGGCGCCCTCTCTTTGGCAGGAGCTTTGGAGGAATTGGGTAAAAATGCTGTTCTGATCACAGATCAATACTCCAGTCCCTTATTAGAGGCGGGCTCCACTCTTAAGGGCCTTTCCTCACCCCTTGAAGTCGTCCCTTATGACGGGGCCGAAATTTTCTGTGTAGATTTGATCAATAAATACCGGCCATCCATGATTGTAGCCATCGAGCGCCCCGGACGGGCCCGGGATGGACGCTTTTACTCCATGCGAGGAGAAGATTTAACCTATCTTATACCAAATACCGATCCCCTCTTTACTAAAGCGGCGGAGCTTGGTATTCCTACCGCTGCAGTAGGGGACGGGGGCAATGAACTGGGTATGGGGAAAATAGCCGACATTATTCAAAACTCTGTTTCTAACGGTACCCAGATCTGCGCGGTTACCAGGGCCGATTATGTGCTGGTAACGGGGGTCTCCAACTGGGGAGGCCACGGCCTCACAGCCGCCCTTTCCCTGCTTTCCGGAAAGAACCTTCTCCACGACAGGAAAATGGAAAAGGATTTGTTAGCTGCCCTGGTGAAAGAGGGAGCCATTGACGGCTGCAGCAAAAAGCGGGAGATGACCGTGGACGGGTTAAGCCTGGAAATAAATTTGGCAATCTTGGACGAGCTCCATCAGATAGTAGAAATGGAGTTACTAAAGGAGAAAAAAGCCGTATCCTTCTAA
- a CDS encoding GNAT family N-acetyltransferase: protein MFYKELYFFDGDRTVQGVIRSYREKDFPGLIRIQQESFPPPFPAELWWNEEQLYNHITLFPEGALCAEVEGTLAGSMTGLIVKLDHNHTHHTWSEITDNGYIRNHDPNGDTLYVVDICIRPAYRKLGLGKWLMQSMYEVVVYKGLRRLLGGGRIPGYHRVAQEMTAEQYLEAVVRGELKDPVITFLLHCGRVPVALVSNYLEDEESHHYGVLMEWKNPFLRQENRPPCRISQKKRLQTF, encoded by the coding sequence ATGTTTTACAAAGAACTTTATTTCTTTGACGGGGACCGTACGGTCCAAGGGGTTATCCGTTCTTACCGGGAAAAAGATTTTCCCGGCTTAATCCGTATCCAGCAGGAAAGCTTTCCTCCTCCTTTTCCTGCCGAACTCTGGTGGAATGAGGAGCAGTTATATAATCACATCACTTTGTTCCCCGAAGGAGCTTTGTGTGCGGAAGTGGAAGGCACCCTGGCCGGTTCCATGACGGGTTTAATTGTCAAACTGGACCACAACCATACCCATCATACCTGGAGCGAGATTACGGATAACGGTTACATTCGAAACCACGACCCCAACGGAGATACTCTTTACGTGGTGGATATCTGTATCAGGCCTGCCTATCGTAAACTGGGATTAGGGAAATGGCTCATGCAGTCCATGTATGAAGTGGTAGTGTATAAAGGATTGCGCCGCTTGCTGGGTGGCGGTAGAATTCCCGGCTATCATCGCGTAGCCCAGGAGATGACGGCAGAACAGTATCTGGAAGCCGTCGTAAGAGGGGAATTAAAGGACCCTGTTATCACTTTTCTCCTGCACTGCGGCAGAGTGCCTGTGGCTTTAGTTTCCAATTATCTGGAGGATGAAGAATCCCATCACTATGGGGTTTTGATGGAATGGAAAAATCCCTTTTTGCGACAAGAGAACCGTCCCCCTTGTCGCATAAGCCAAAAAAAACGGCTGCAAACCTTTTAA
- a CDS encoding carbon-nitrogen hydrolase family protein yields MKFRVSAVQYHLHTIKRFQDFARQVEHYVKTAQEFGAEFVLFPEFFTTQLLSIGDKKGRALSIQELPEFTDQYYSLFTGLARSTGMHIIGGTHVIREGGKLYNTAHLFYPDGRVAVQPKLHMTPTEIKEWGITPGDELHVFDTEKGRIALLTCYDIEFPEIVRMVRARGADVIFCPSCTDDRHGFYRVRYTSHARAIENQVYVVTTGTVGSLPTVDFMRANFGQAAVITPNDIPFPPHGLLAEGEINDDMIITADLDLALLYQVREAGSVTTWRDRRTDLYPDWN; encoded by the coding sequence GTGAAATTCAGAGTCTCAGCGGTTCAATATCACCTGCATACCATCAAGCGTTTTCAAGATTTTGCCCGGCAGGTGGAGCATTATGTAAAAACAGCCCAGGAGTTCGGGGCTGAATTTGTCTTGTTTCCTGAATTTTTTACTACCCAGCTTTTGTCAATAGGCGATAAAAAAGGCAGAGCCTTGAGTATTCAAGAATTGCCGGAGTTTACGGACCAGTATTATTCACTTTTTACAGGGCTGGCCAGAAGCACCGGAATGCATATTATCGGGGGAACCCACGTCATCAGGGAGGGTGGTAAGTTGTATAATACGGCTCATCTTTTTTACCCCGATGGCCGGGTGGCTGTTCAGCCCAAACTTCATATGACCCCTACGGAGATAAAGGAGTGGGGAATTACACCGGGAGATGAACTTCATGTCTTTGACACAGAGAAGGGTAGAATAGCCCTTTTGACCTGTTATGATATTGAATTCCCCGAAATTGTGAGAATGGTACGGGCCCGGGGTGCCGATGTCATCTTTTGCCCATCCTGCACCGATGACCGCCATGGTTTTTATCGCGTAAGATATACCAGCCATGCGCGGGCCATAGAGAACCAGGTCTATGTGGTGACAACAGGTACAGTAGGGAGTCTTCCCACGGTGGATTTTATGAGGGCCAATTTCGGGCAGGCAGCCGTCATTACACCCAATGATATTCCCTTTCCTCCTCATGGCCTGTTAGCCGAAGGGGAGATTAACGACGATATGATTATTACAGCAGACCTGGATTTAGCATTACTCTACCAGGTTAGAGAAGCCGGCTCTGTTACCACCTGGCGGGACCGCCGTACCGATTTGTATCCTGATTGGAACTGA